In Chlorogloeopsis sp. ULAP01, the following are encoded in one genomic region:
- a CDS encoding peptidase C15 has protein sequence MKRSFLLTSFDTWLPDQQSNSSDDLLIELAKLESISHTLSFLRLLPVDVQLASAQVLEKITELKPDGIICCGMSEKRALLSVESNASCEESVLHTKVDLEQLVLETAAVEISHDCGKFVCEGLYYSVLDYLQQYQPKVPCIFIHVPILTEENLPTILSDFLLIIHRLALW, from the coding sequence ATGAAGAGAAGTTTTCTATTAACTTCCTTTGATACTTGGTTACCTGATCAACAGTCAAATTCTTCTGATGATTTGTTGATTGAACTTGCCAAACTTGAATCGATATCTCATACTTTAAGTTTTTTGCGACTGTTACCTGTAGATGTGCAACTTGCCAGTGCTCAAGTACTTGAAAAAATCACAGAACTTAAGCCAGATGGGATTATCTGCTGTGGTATGTCCGAAAAGCGAGCGCTATTATCTGTGGAATCGAATGCTAGTTGTGAGGAAAGTGTGTTGCACACAAAGGTGGATTTAGAGCAGCTGGTGCTGGAAACAGCAGCAGTTGAAATCAGTCACGACTGCGGTAAATTTGTCTGCGAGGGACTTTATTATTCAGTACTAGATTACCTCCAGCAGTACCAACCAAAAGTTCCTTGTATTTTTATCCACGTTCCTATTTTGACTGAGGAAAATTTACCCACTATTCTGAGCGATTTTTTATTAATTATTCACAGGCTGGCACTTTGGTAA
- the hisH gene encoding imidazole glycerol phosphate synthase subunit HisH, protein MAVIAVIDYDMGNLHSVCKGLEKAGANPKVTDSHKDLEKADAIVLPGVGAFDPAVQHLRSRALEQPIKAAIESGKPFLGICLGLQILFESSEEGVEPGLGIIKGKVRRFRPEPGITIPHMGWNQLEFTQPNCLLWEYLSPQPWVYFVHSYYVDPTDPQVRAATVTHGSQTVTAAIAHENLMAVQFHPEKSSNIGLQILSNFVAQVREQVAA, encoded by the coding sequence ATGGCAGTAATTGCAGTCATAGACTACGACATGGGAAACTTGCACTCAGTCTGTAAAGGCTTGGAAAAAGCTGGGGCAAATCCTAAAGTTACAGATTCTCACAAGGACTTGGAAAAAGCAGATGCTATTGTTTTGCCAGGAGTTGGTGCATTCGATCCAGCAGTACAACATTTGCGATCGCGTGCTTTAGAACAACCAATCAAAGCAGCGATCGAATCTGGCAAACCATTTTTGGGTATTTGTTTAGGATTGCAAATTCTGTTTGAGTCTAGTGAAGAAGGTGTCGAACCAGGATTGGGAATTATTAAAGGAAAAGTAAGAAGGTTTCGTCCAGAACCTGGCATTACTATTCCCCATATGGGTTGGAATCAACTTGAATTTACTCAACCCAATTGTCTTTTGTGGGAATATTTGTCGCCTCAACCTTGGGTATATTTTGTCCATTCCTATTATGTCGATCCAACCGATCCGCAAGTACGTGCTGCAACTGTTACCCACGGTAGTCAAACTGTAACTGCTGCTATTGCCCATGAAAACCTAATGGCAGTTCAATTCCACCCGGAAAAATCCTCTAATATTGGATTGCAAATCTTGTCTAATTTTGTTGCTCAAGTACGCGAACAAGTTGCTGCTTAA
- the rsmD gene encoding 16S rRNA (guanine(966)-N(2))-methyltransferase RsmD: MALRIYGNRQLKTLPGKETRPTSARVREAIFNIWQGTVEGCRWLDLCAGTGSMGAEALCRGASLVVGIEQSSRVCKIIEQNWQQVAADEQEWKVLRGDVVQWLPKLCGQEFDRIYFDPPYASGLYQPVLEAIAHYQLLDTSGEIAVEHHSQSSTPIEIIGLEAYRQKTYGNTAVTFYRIGNGGGEFIN; this comes from the coding sequence ATGGCTCTTAGAATATATGGGAATCGACAGTTAAAAACTTTACCAGGAAAGGAAACCAGACCGACAAGTGCACGGGTGAGGGAAGCAATTTTTAATATTTGGCAGGGAACAGTGGAAGGTTGTCGCTGGCTCGATTTGTGTGCTGGTACAGGTTCTATGGGTGCAGAAGCATTGTGTAGGGGAGCTAGCCTTGTAGTTGGAATAGAACAATCAAGCCGTGTTTGTAAGATTATTGAACAAAACTGGCAGCAGGTAGCTGCTGATGAACAAGAATGGAAAGTTTTGCGAGGAGATGTCGTGCAATGGTTGCCAAAACTTTGCGGACAGGAATTTGACAGAATTTACTTCGATCCACCTTATGCCAGTGGTTTATACCAGCCAGTATTAGAAGCGATCGCTCACTACCAGCTTTTAGATACTAGTGGCGAAATTGCAGTCGAACATCACTCTCAAAGTTCGACGCCAATAGAGATTATTGGTTTGGAAGCTTACCGCCAAAAAACTTACGGCAATACAGCCGTCACTTTCTACAGAATTGGGAATGGGGGAGGAGAATTTATTAACTAA
- the petG gene encoding cytochrome b6-f complex subunit V, which yields MVEPLLDGIVLGLIFVTLSGLFYAAYKQFKRGNQLGI from the coding sequence GTGGTTGAGCCTCTACTAGATGGTATTGTGTTAGGTCTAATCTTTGTGACTCTAAGTGGACTTTTCTACGCTGCTTACAAGCAATTTAAGCGTGGTAACCAACTAGGTATTTAA
- a CDS encoding cytochrome c, with protein MDNQITQPKILIQRITVIVLAILLAFILGIFAVRAIRTSDPYVKTVLSLTGNPMQGNAIFQINCAGCHGWQADGRVGPSLQGVSKRKSSYGLIHQVISGDTPPMPKFQPNPQEMADLLSYLETL; from the coding sequence TTGGATAACCAAATTACCCAACCTAAAATTCTGATTCAGCGAATCACCGTAATAGTTCTGGCGATTTTGCTCGCATTTATTTTGGGGATTTTTGCTGTTCGGGCAATCAGAACCTCAGATCCCTACGTTAAGACTGTTTTATCTCTAACAGGCAACCCCATGCAAGGAAACGCCATCTTTCAAATCAACTGTGCTGGTTGTCATGGATGGCAAGCAGATGGGCGTGTTGGCCCTAGTTTACAAGGGGTTTCTAAACGTAAATCCTCCTATGGACTGATTCATCAGGTGATTAGTGGTGATACGCCTCCAATGCCAAAGTTCCAGCCAAATCCACAAGAAATGGCAGATCTCCTCAGCTATTTGGAGACGCTTTAG
- a CDS encoding RuBisCO large subunit C-terminal-like domain-containing protein: protein MTIEVDYRFPAGVDPQKQARIIAVGQTVGTWDARFAHREAALRSHLGEVVSVQTEAKTGCSIATIRFSKANVENDVASLLTMIFGKYSMAGVAKVVAVRLPQNYGLTSKLGIAGIRECLGVFERPLVMAIFKPALGLSATDHAAILAEVAHAGLDIIKDDEILGDLDIAPTLERLKECCQVIEEVKQKTGRTVLYAVNVTGRADKLLEKARLLVRQGANALLLNALSYGFSVLEALVADPEINVPIFAHPALAGAMGAAPDHGIAYSVVLGTLMAHAGADAVLYPAHYGSLPFDSVEEGKIRDILRSRGVFPVPSAGIHPGIVPKALADYGQDVILNAGTGIMDHPDGAASGVQAFFEALERAAVGESFAIDTLPQGLLRRAVEKWGTGNR from the coding sequence ATGACTATTGAAGTAGATTACCGTTTTCCTGCGGGTGTAGATCCTCAAAAACAAGCTAGAATCATCGCGGTTGGGCAAACAGTGGGAACTTGGGATGCGCGTTTTGCTCACCGAGAAGCAGCTTTGCGATCCCATTTAGGAGAAGTCGTATCAGTACAAACAGAAGCCAAAACAGGTTGTAGCATTGCGACTATTCGTTTTAGTAAAGCGAATGTAGAAAATGATGTTGCTAGCCTGTTAACAATGATATTTGGCAAATACTCAATGGCGGGTGTGGCAAAGGTAGTGGCGGTGCGTCTACCACAAAATTACGGGCTAACTTCCAAACTGGGTATTGCTGGGATTCGAGAATGTCTTGGAGTATTTGAGCGCCCCCTAGTTATGGCTATTTTTAAACCAGCACTAGGACTATCAGCAACTGATCATGCCGCAATCCTAGCAGAAGTTGCTCATGCAGGGCTGGATATTATCAAAGATGATGAGATTTTAGGAGATCTCGATATTGCTCCAACTTTGGAACGCCTCAAGGAATGTTGCCAAGTAATTGAAGAGGTTAAACAAAAAACTGGACGTACTGTGCTATATGCTGTCAATGTCACAGGTAGGGCAGATAAGTTATTAGAGAAAGCGCGTCTTTTGGTGCGTCAAGGTGCAAATGCGCTTTTGCTAAACGCTCTTTCCTATGGATTTTCAGTACTTGAAGCTTTAGTAGCAGATCCAGAAATTAACGTCCCTATTTTTGCCCATCCAGCCCTTGCCGGAGCGATGGGTGCTGCTCCCGATCATGGCATTGCATACTCGGTGGTACTGGGAACTCTAATGGCTCATGCTGGTGCTGATGCTGTGTTGTATCCCGCTCACTACGGCAGTTTACCCTTTGATTCTGTTGAGGAAGGCAAGATCCGAGATATTTTGCGTAGTCGCGGTGTTTTTCCCGTTCCTTCAGCAGGTATTCATCCTGGTATTGTTCCCAAGGCATTAGCAGATTACGGACAAGATGTCATCCTTAACGCTGGTACTGGCATCATGGATCATCCCGATGGTGCAGCTTCAGGTGTGCAGGCTTTTTTTGAAGCCCTAGAGCGTGCAGCTGTGGGTGAATCTTTTGCAATCGATACTTTACCACAAGGGCTGTTGCGTCGTGCTGTGGAAAAATGGGGAACAGGGAACAGATAA
- a CDS encoding HigA family addiction module antitoxin — MLQIEFLEPLNITPYTLSKDIGVAQTRISEILSGKRSITADTALHLSRYFGNSAQFWLNLQTQSDLRQALEENAEVYNRIPKLSLNDVA; from the coding sequence ATTCTACAAATAGAATTCTTGGAACCGCTCAATATCACTCCTTATACGTTGAGTAAAGATATAGGTGTAGCTCAGACACGAATTAGCGAGATTTTATCGGGTAAGCGCAGTATTACGGCAGATACAGCTTTGCATCTATCGCGTTATTTTGGTAACAGCGCTCAGTTTTGGTTGAATTTACAAACACAATCCGATTTACGCCAAGCTCTTGAAGAGAATGCAGAAGTTTACAATCGAATTCCTAAACTTTCACTTAATGATGTAGCCTGA
- a CDS encoding type II toxin-antitoxin system RelE/ParE family toxin: MIVSFKSEQIKLIFDGFVSLQYLVNIQKTALRKLLMLDAATSINDLRIPPGNRLEMLVGDRIGQYIRINDQWRICFVWTDENNASDLK, from the coding sequence GTGATTGTCAGTTTTAAATCTGAACAGATAAAGCTTATCTTTGACGGTTTTGTATCTCTTCAGTATCTAGTCAATATTCAGAAGACTGCTTTGCGAAAACTGCTGATGCTTGATGCAGCAACATCAATTAATGACTTGCGCATTCCACCTGGTAATCGCTTAGAAATGCTAGTTGGCGATAGAATTGGGCAGTACATTCGGATTAACGATCAATGGCGAATATGCTTTGTTTGGACAGATGAAAACAATGCTTCGGACTTGAAATAG
- a CDS encoding DUF928 domain-containing protein → MYRTKFPLSAKPGIVGVVLTQKVASLQIGKTYRWYFDINCAVTNATAEATPASVTGIVPRVAVSEKLAQALKSANSPLEKVAAYAEQGIWYDMLTELASLRLSEPQNKDFQAVWLQLLTDPVNGLKQIAEAELIGILNK, encoded by the coding sequence GTGTATCGCACCAAGTTTCCACTTTCTGCCAAACCTGGAATTGTCGGTGTTGTCTTAACTCAAAAGGTTGCATCTCTGCAAATTGGTAAAACCTACCGTTGGTATTTTGATATTAACTGCGCTGTGACAAATGCAACGGCTGAGGCAACGCCAGCATCAGTCACTGGGATCGTTCCACGAGTAGCTGTTTCTGAGAAGTTAGCACAGGCATTAAAATCAGCTAATTCTCCTTTGGAGAAAGTTGCAGCCTATGCAGAGCAAGGTATTTGGTATGATATGTTGACCGAGTTGGCATCACTGCGGTTAAGTGAGCCACAAAATAAAGATTTTCAGGCAGTATGGTTGCAGTTATTAACCGATCCTGTAAATGGATTAAAGCAGATTGCTGAGGCAGAATTGATTGGCATATTAAATAAATAA
- a CDS encoding cytochrome P450, with product MVSVSKPKLSTNYPPGPKGHFLLGILPEYSRDQLGFTNKSAREYGDVVYLKVAWFATYLLNHPDYIQEVLVTKSNQFHKSTSLQTFRRMLGNGLVTSEGEFWQRQRRLMQPAFYRERIFNYGKVMVEYAQKQLATWQDGEIRDIHEEMMARMKCIAPSFHFLPNLELSVLS from the coding sequence ATGGTTTCCGTCTCCAAACCAAAGTTATCTACTAATTATCCACCAGGGCCAAAAGGTCACTTTCTGTTGGGAATTCTACCTGAGTATAGTCGCGATCAACTCGGTTTTACCAATAAGTCTGCTCGAGAATATGGTGATGTTGTCTACTTAAAAGTTGCTTGGTTTGCAACTTATCTATTAAACCACCCTGACTACATTCAAGAAGTTTTAGTTACAAAGAGTAATCAATTTCACAAAAGTACCAGTCTGCAAACTTTCCGGCGAATGCTAGGCAATGGCTTAGTTACCAGCGAAGGAGAATTTTGGCAACGCCAGCGACGACTGATGCAACCAGCTTTTTACCGAGAGCGGATTTTTAACTACGGTAAGGTAATGGTGGAATATGCCCAAAAACAACTCGCTACCTGGCAAGATGGCGAAATTCGGGATATTCACGAAGAGATGATGGCGAGGATGAAGTGTATCGCACCAAGTTTCCACTTTCTGCCAAACCTGGAATTGTCGGTGTTGTCTTAA
- the recN gene encoding DNA repair protein RecN, with translation MLSLLRIENFALIDKLELEFDCGLNVLTGETGAGKSIILDAIDAALGGKVSSRAIRTGSSRAMVEATFTSNSALAAWLTEQEIDLIDDNSVVVSREITLSSGKARSRSRVNGVLVNQQLMAGLRDRLVEITAQGQTVLVGQSAQIRDWLDLYGGESMLQQRHFVANIYNTYQQAHQILEKRRTSERERLQQLDLLTYQVKELGDANLSEADELEQLQQEQQRLNHVVELQQMSYKIYQALYQNDGETPTAVDLLGDSETTLTDMAEYDTQLQVLLDLVRDAQATVTEVARQISTYGESLEADPQRLEEVEERIRELKQICRKYGPTLSEAIAYYQRIQAELAELNDSEQSIESLELQEREWWEKLTQACHKLTQLRRTAAQELEAELLKELKPLAMEKVQFQVEIVPTSPTTAGADKITFMFSPNPGEPLQPLSEIASGGEMSRFLLALKACFSQADATGTLVFDEIDVGVSGRVAQAIAEKLHQLSQSHQVLCVTHQPLVAAMADRHFRVDKQVVNQVKGKKEHNGHSEERTVVRVIVLDNLTKRREELAQLAGGKSAQEAIAFAESLLTQAANHRRGGSGND, from the coding sequence ATGTTGTCTCTGTTGCGAATCGAAAATTTTGCCCTGATTGACAAGCTGGAACTAGAGTTTGACTGTGGACTAAATGTGTTGACAGGTGAAACCGGTGCAGGCAAGTCAATTATTTTAGACGCCATTGATGCAGCATTGGGAGGTAAAGTATCTAGTCGTGCCATTCGCACTGGTAGCAGTCGGGCAATGGTAGAAGCAACTTTCACCTCTAATTCTGCTTTAGCTGCTTGGTTAACCGAACAAGAAATCGACTTAATCGATGATAACTCAGTAGTTGTCAGTCGAGAAATTACACTCTCCTCCGGTAAAGCTCGCAGTCGCTCACGGGTAAATGGAGTATTAGTAAATCAGCAGTTAATGGCGGGATTGCGCGATCGCTTAGTGGAAATTACCGCCCAAGGACAAACTGTTTTGGTGGGACAATCTGCCCAAATCCGCGACTGGCTGGATTTGTATGGTGGTGAATCGATGTTGCAGCAGCGACATTTTGTTGCCAATATCTACAATACTTACCAACAAGCCCACCAAATCTTAGAAAAACGCCGCACATCAGAACGGGAACGCCTGCAACAACTCGACTTGCTGACATATCAAGTTAAAGAGCTGGGAGATGCCAACCTGAGCGAAGCCGATGAGTTAGAGCAACTCCAGCAAGAGCAGCAACGCCTAAACCACGTTGTCGAACTGCAACAGATGAGTTACAAAATTTACCAAGCGTTGTACCAGAACGATGGCGAAACTCCAACGGCAGTAGACTTGCTGGGAGACAGTGAAACAACTTTAACTGATATGGCGGAATACGACACCCAGTTGCAAGTACTATTGGACTTGGTAAGAGATGCTCAAGCAACTGTGACAGAGGTAGCACGGCAGATTAGTACTTATGGAGAAAGCTTAGAAGCAGATCCCCAGCGATTAGAAGAAGTAGAAGAACGCATTCGCGAGTTAAAGCAAATTTGTCGTAAATATGGCCCCACCTTGAGTGAAGCGATCGCATATTACCAGCGCATCCAAGCAGAATTAGCCGAACTTAACGACAGCGAACAATCGATTGAAAGTCTGGAATTGCAAGAACGGGAGTGGTGGGAAAAGCTCACTCAAGCTTGCCACAAGTTAACGCAGTTACGTCGTACCGCAGCCCAGGAATTAGAAGCGGAACTACTCAAGGAACTCAAACCCTTGGCGATGGAGAAGGTGCAGTTCCAAGTCGAAATTGTCCCCACATCCCCAACCACTGCCGGAGCAGACAAAATTACATTTATGTTTAGCCCCAACCCTGGAGAACCGCTCCAACCTTTATCAGAAATCGCCTCTGGTGGAGAAATGAGCCGTTTTTTGCTAGCCTTAAAAGCCTGTTTTTCCCAAGCAGATGCAACGGGAACACTAGTATTTGATGAAATTGATGTCGGCGTTTCTGGAAGGGTTGCACAAGCGATCGCGGAAAAATTACATCAGTTAAGTCAAAGCCACCAAGTATTGTGTGTTACCCACCAACCCTTAGTTGCGGCAATGGCAGACCGTCATTTCCGCGTGGATAAGCAAGTAGTTAATCAAGTTAAAGGCAAAAAAGAACACAACGGTCATAGCGAAGAGCGTACAGTTGTTCGTGTCATAGTCTTGGATAACTTAACCAAACGTCGAGAAGAACTGGCACAATTGGCAGGTGGCAAGTCAGCACAAGAAGCGATCGCCTTTGCAGAGTCTTTGTTAACGCAGGCAGCAAATCACCGACGCGGTGGTTCTGGGAATGATTGA
- a CDS encoding AarF/ABC1/UbiB kinase family protein, giving the protein MNVKTSSPTSLQVAPEAVTEDTAIVSVVNLSAPEEAETYQSLAIAKTEPEAALYYDPLAIKSYYQSRPLQVLQRIIAVLMPTIRFALGIWWDSKRGVVVKNDSRRAIQLRELLTRLGPAYIKIGQALSTRPDLVPPVYLEELTQLQDKLPPFANEIAYQFIEEELGAPPQEVYAELSPEPIAAASLGQVYKGKLKTGEEVAVKVQRPDLRERITIDLYILRRLAGWAQRNFKRIRSDLVGILDELGDRIFEEMDYIHEGENAERFYQLYGHIKDVYVPKIYWEYTNRRVLTMEWIDGTKLTQPEEIRAQGIDARYLIEVGVQCSLRQLLEHGFFHADPHPGNLLATTDGKLAYLDFGMMSEIKPPQRYGLIEAIVHVVNRDFEGLANDYVKLDFLSPDTDLTPIIPAFAKVFANAQGASVAELNIKSITDELSALMYEYPFRVPPYYALIIRSLVTLEGIAIYIDPNFKVLSEAYPYVAKRLLTDPSPELRASLRDLLFKEGSFRWNRLENLLRNARSNQDYDLNLVLNQAVDFLSSERGAFIRDRLLDEVVKSAEALGKNILHNFTYLLRERVGVTAINETPAATAEQQQTLEHIKRILNILRETRGFDPVQLAPQLAQMLVNPGVQRLGQQIASQLAQKALTRLIRELLASEEVVKSDNTDLEQPTKVSLPARV; this is encoded by the coding sequence ATGAATGTAAAGACATCTTCCCCTACTTCCCTGCAAGTAGCTCCTGAAGCAGTAACAGAAGATACTGCAATAGTTTCTGTTGTGAATTTATCAGCGCCGGAGGAAGCCGAAACATATCAATCGCTAGCGATCGCCAAAACCGAACCTGAAGCGGCACTGTATTACGATCCTCTGGCAATCAAGTCTTATTATCAAAGCCGTCCTCTGCAAGTTTTGCAACGCATTATCGCGGTTTTGATGCCAACTATTCGCTTTGCTTTAGGTATATGGTGGGATAGCAAACGGGGAGTAGTCGTTAAAAATGATTCCCGTCGAGCAATTCAACTGCGAGAATTACTGACTAGGCTAGGGCCAGCTTATATCAAAATCGGTCAGGCTTTATCTACCAGACCGGATTTAGTTCCACCAGTCTATCTGGAGGAGCTAACTCAACTGCAAGATAAGTTGCCTCCCTTTGCCAACGAAATAGCTTATCAGTTTATAGAAGAAGAATTAGGCGCACCTCCCCAGGAAGTATATGCCGAGTTGTCGCCAGAACCAATTGCTGCTGCTTCCTTAGGGCAAGTTTATAAAGGAAAGCTCAAAACTGGTGAAGAAGTCGCCGTTAAAGTTCAACGCCCCGACTTGCGAGAGCGCATCACCATTGATTTGTATATTCTCCGCCGATTAGCAGGATGGGCGCAGAGAAACTTTAAACGCATCCGCAGTGACTTGGTTGGTATCCTCGATGAATTAGGCGATCGCATCTTTGAAGAGATGGATTATATTCACGAGGGAGAAAACGCCGAGCGCTTTTATCAGCTATATGGTCATATTAAAGACGTTTACGTACCGAAAATATACTGGGAATATACTAATCGTCGCGTCTTGACGATGGAGTGGATTGACGGTACGAAATTAACTCAACCAGAAGAAATTCGCGCTCAAGGTATTGATGCTAGATATTTAATCGAGGTGGGAGTGCAGTGTTCGTTGCGACAGTTACTCGAACATGGATTTTTCCACGCCGATCCCCATCCCGGTAATTTATTAGCTACCACCGATGGCAAATTGGCATATCTAGACTTTGGCATGATGAGTGAAATTAAACCACCACAGCGCTATGGTTTAATTGAAGCGATCGTCCACGTCGTTAACCGTGACTTTGAAGGTTTGGCAAACGACTACGTCAAATTAGATTTTTTATCACCGGATACAGATTTAACACCGATTATTCCAGCATTTGCGAAAGTATTTGCCAATGCTCAAGGAGCTAGCGTTGCCGAGTTAAACATTAAAAGTATCACTGATGAACTATCGGCTTTGATGTATGAGTATCCTTTCCGCGTACCTCCCTATTACGCTTTGATTATTCGTTCTTTGGTAACGCTGGAAGGTATTGCTATTTATATAGATCCCAACTTTAAAGTCTTGAGTGAGGCTTATCCTTATGTTGCTAAAAGGTTGTTAACAGATCCTTCACCTGAATTAAGAGCATCACTGCGAGATTTACTTTTTAAGGAAGGAAGTTTCCGCTGGAATCGTCTGGAAAATTTGTTACGGAATGCGCGTAGTAATCAGGACTATGACTTAAATTTAGTCTTGAATCAAGCAGTAGATTTTCTCTCTTCCGAACGTGGCGCTTTTATTCGCGATCGCCTGCTGGATGAAGTTGTCAAAAGTGCGGAAGCTTTAGGTAAAAATATTTTGCATAACTTCACCTATTTACTGCGAGAACGAGTTGGCGTCACAGCAATCAATGAAACTCCTGCCGCCACAGCCGAGCAACAGCAAACCTTGGAGCATATTAAGAGAATTTTGAATATTCTCCGTGAAACTCGTGGCTTCGATCCGGTGCAGCTTGCTCCGCAACTTGCCCAAATGTTAGTAAATCCAGGCGTACAACGTTTGGGACAACAAATTGCTAGCCAATTAGCACAAAAAGCACTTACTAGGTTGATTCGAGAATTGTTGGCATCGGAGGAGGTTGTAAAAAGTGACAATACTGACTTAGAACAACCTACAAAGGTTTCTTTACCAGCAAGAGTATAA
- a CDS encoding intradiol ring-cleavage dioxygenase, which translates to MEKNKSHQSWLLNRREALALFRAFGTAIFVVGCIPRKPTTAQTSSQVNPAKLPRCVVIPEQTEGPYFVDEKLKRSDIRSDPSDGSVKEGVPLQLRLRVSTIANTSCNPLVGAIVDIWHCDALGVYSDVNDPSFNTVGKKFLRGYQVTDANGTVQFTTIYPGWYQGRTVHIHFKVRTDGSSRQGYEFTSQLYFDDLITDRVHTQTPYASKGQRTLKNAQDGIFQGDGDKLLLALTKTSQGYSATFDIGLQTG; encoded by the coding sequence ATGGAAAAAAATAAATCTCACCAAAGCTGGCTTCTCAACCGAAGAGAAGCGCTAGCTTTATTTAGGGCTTTTGGAACTGCGATATTTGTAGTGGGATGCATACCTAGAAAACCCACCACTGCGCAAACATCATCTCAAGTAAATCCGGCAAAATTACCGAGGTGTGTAGTTATACCAGAGCAGACTGAAGGGCCATATTTTGTGGATGAGAAGTTGAAGCGCTCTGATATTCGCTCCGATCCCTCCGACGGTTCGGTGAAAGAGGGTGTGCCACTCCAACTGAGGCTTCGCGTTTCTACGATCGCCAATACTAGCTGCAATCCACTCGTCGGTGCGATCGTGGATATTTGGCATTGTGACGCGCTAGGTGTATATTCGGACGTAAACGACCCCAGTTTCAATACTGTCGGCAAAAAGTTTCTGCGGGGATATCAAGTAACGGATGCAAATGGAACTGTCCAGTTTACAACTATCTATCCCGGTTGGTATCAGGGTAGAACAGTCCATATCCACTTTAAGGTACGCACAGATGGCTCATCAAGGCAGGGTTATGAGTTTACCTCACAGCTGTACTTTGATGACTTGATCACGGATCGGGTGCATACACAAACACCATATGCCAGTAAGGGACAGCGCACGTTGAAGAATGCACAAGATGGAATATTCCAAGGCGATGGAGACAAATTGTTACTAGCACTGACTAAAACAAGCCAAGGTTACTCAGCAACATTTGATATTGGGCTTCAGACAGGTTGA